In Aedes albopictus strain Foshan chromosome 3, AalbF5, whole genome shotgun sequence, the following are encoded in one genomic region:
- the LOC134290391 gene encoding uncharacterized protein LOC134290391, which translates to MSKRKIPLRTLQARLRGLQTTFTNLYTFMEKYTANTKPLEVSVRLNKLDCLWDQMNEVIDNIVAHDDSPDDPEAYVKDRLDFENRFFTLKTFLLEKNEPAQNTPSTSTPNTSFGSTPHVRLPQISLPKFGGKLDEWLTFRDLYTSLIHWQVDLPAVEKFHYLRSQLEGEALAVIDSLPLTAANYNVAWDLLTQRFTNSKVLRKRQVQSLFELPTVKKETASELQSLLDAFEKTVRSLDQVVANKADYKDLMLVHVLTSRLDSTTRRSWEEHSSEQQTDTLKDLTDFLQRRLRILEALPGKAPEQKVELGHTKLPKKVSAIKSCNATFQSSSPSKCIVCPETHLLYQCPQFLKMAVSDRDGVLRSNSLCRNCFRRGHQAKDCSSKFSCRHCRARHHSLVCFKGKVAEVKTNEKPESTTTTSESSSEPTTSKVVNLATTGAKVCNTATASTTGVVLLTAVVVLEDDKGNKVHARALLDSAAECNLISRRLRKMLAVKEEASTVEVIGIQGVASKVQGRVTVLVQSRVTNYNQPMEIYVLPKIAAQVSTAVVDTSMWDIPKGIQLADPDFLKGERIDLLLGAESFFEFFVSGRRIRLGDNLPSLVDSVFGWVVTGRYSVSGPIQSVLCDVAVSSRLDEILERFWKCEEVGSENNHSPEEARCETHFAQTVQRNLSGRYVVSLPKNEEVLVKLGSSKPIAERRFFQLERRLTRDEKLREEYCAFMAEYKALKHMRLVEDTETEKGRCYLPHHPVVKEDSTTTKVRVVFDASAQTASGFSLNDGLLAGPVIQDDLRSIILRSRTRQIILVADIEKMFRQIEVCPEDCRLQSILWRSSPDNPLATYELSTVTYGTKPAPFLATRALVQLATDEAEELPLAAKAVKEDFYMDDAITGADDPIVAKELRIQLQELLRRGGFVLRKFASNCESVLEDLPAENRAIQTTDGIHLDPDSTIKTLGLVWMPNTDTFRFKFRISPITEDAVFTKRKVLSEIATLFDPLGLVGAVITKAKIVMQLLWRLQDENNHQLAWDAKLPPKVAEEWVRFYHQLSVLNELRIERLVTIPNPINIQLHLFSDASEKAFGVCAYLRSEDAEGRIKVALLSSRSRVAPLKAQSIPRLELCGALLASELYTKIKASIRFTGECFFWVDSTTVLRWLHAPPLTWATFVANRVSKVQASTENCHWRHVPGEQNPADQISRGIWPEEIIDNQLWWEGPAWLRTSLENWPSLQAFTSEGHEEERRRAACVITASETSNFFAEYLARFSSFTTLIRTTAYLLRYLHNLRSKKGLRRSFGFLTTEELQLAENFIILRVQRDTFHREVSALTKGEFVPRSSRLRWYHPFVADNGLLRVGGRIGQAKEPEYTIHPIVLPARHLFTKLLMRYYHHRLLHAGPQLMLSTVRLRYWCLGGRNLAREVYHQCVRCYRTKPKAIRQFMAELPTPRVSPTRPFATTGVDYFGPVYVRTGYRQRAVKAYVSVFVCFSTKAVHLELVTDLSTTRFIQALRRFVSRRGRCASLYSDNGTNFVGAKNQMMELINRLKSKDHHDAIAKECAEDGMAWHFIPPGGPHFGGLWEAAVRSAKVHLLRVLGDTVVSYEDMTTLLTQVECCLNSRPLTQLSDDPEDLQPLTPGHFLVGSALQALPDEDYLQTSVSKLQDFAATQRRLQDFWKRWRAEYLVQLQARTKWWKPPVDVAVGSLVVIREDNVPPTRWKLGRIIDTHPGPDGVVRVVSLRTANGTSTRPVTRICILPIPVSTEAGPAEDEEDN; encoded by the coding sequence ATGTCGAAACGGAAAATACCACTGCGGACACTACAGGCGCGACTCCGAGGACTACAAACGACGTTCACGAACTTGTACACGTTCATGGAGAAATACACGGCCAACACGAAGCCTTTGGAAGTCTCCGTGCGACTGAACAAGCTGGATTGCCTGTGGGATCAGATGAACGAGGTCATCGACAACATCGTAGCCCACGACGATTCACCCGACGATCCCGAAGCCTACGTGAAAGATCGGCTTGATTTCGAAAACCGATTCTTCACACTGAAAACTTTCCTATTGGAAAAGAACGAGCCGGCACAAAACACTCCGTCTACTTCTACCCCTAATACCTCCTTCGGTTCTACCCCTCACGTACGATTACCGCAGATCTCGCTTCCCAAGTTTGGCGGTAAATTAGATGAATGGCTCACGTTTCGCGACCTTTACACCTCGCTTATCCACTGGCAGGTGGACCTCCCTGCCGTAGAAAAATTCCATTACTTGCGAAGCCAATTGGAAGGGGAAGCATTAGCCGTGATCGATTCTCTCCCCCTTACCGCAGCAAACTATAATGTGGCATGGGATCTCCTCACACAACGGTTCACCAATTCCAAGGTTCTGCGAAAACGTCAGGTACAGTCCCTCTTCGAGCTGCCTACGGTTAAGAAGGAAACTGCATCCGAATTACAGTCTCTCCTGGATGCCTTCGAGAAGACTGTAAGATCCCTCGATCAAGTCGTCGCTAACAAGGCGGACTACAAGGATCTGATGTTGGTGCATGTATTGACATCGCGGTTGGACAGCACCACCCGGAGAAGTTGGGAGGAACATTCGTCCGAACAACAGACGGACACCCTAAAGGATCTCACGGATTTCCTCCAACGTCgtttaaggattctggaagctctCCCTGGCAAGGCGCCGGAACAGAAGGTGGAACTCGGACACACCAAACTGCCGAAAAAGGTTTCGGCGATAAAATCCTGCAACGCTACGTTCCAATCATCATCACCGAGCAAATGCATCGTCTGCCCAGAGACACATTTGCTGTACCAGTGCCCTCAGTTTCTGAAAATGGCAGTTTCGGATCGGGATGGAGTACTTCGGAGCAATTCGCTCTGCCGAAATTGCTTTCGGCGGGGTCACCAAGCAAAGGATTGTTCGTCTAAGTTTTCCTGTCGGCACTGTAGAGCGAGACATCACTCACTCGTGTGTTTTAAGGGGAAGGTAGCCGAAGTTAAGACGAATGAGAAACCCGAGTCAACCACTACTACATCGGAATCAAGCTCAGAACCAACTACTTCAAAGGTCGTTAACCTGGCAACGACCGGAGCGAAGGTTTGCAACACAGCCACAGCGTCAACAACGGGTGTCGTTCTACTCACTGCAGTCGTGGTGCTGGAAGACGACAAGGGCAACAAGGTGCATGCTAGGGCGCTGCTGGATAGTGCAGCCGAATGCAATCTGATTAGCAGACGGCTGCGGAAAATGCTGGCTGTCAAGGAGGAAGCCAGTACGGTCGAGGTTATTGGTATCCAAGGGGTGGCATCCAAGGTCCAAGGAAGGGTTACAGTCCTGGTACAATCACGGGTCACAAACTACAACCAACCGATGGAAATCtacgttcttccaaaaattgcagcaCAGGTGTCTACCGCGGTGGTCGATACCAGCATGTGGGACATACCCAAGGGGATCCAATTGGCGGATCCGGACTTCCTCAAAGGAGAACGAATCGATCTTCTGCTAGGGGCGGAATCATTTTTCGAGTTCTTCGTTTCTGGTCGCCGCATTCGGTTGGGTGACAATCTACCATCGTTGGTCGACTCCGTCTTCGGATGGGTGGTAACAGGCAGATATTCGGTCAGCGGTCCAATCCAATCTGTCCTGTGTGATGTTGCGGTCTCCAGTCGGCTCGACGAAATTCTCGAACGGTTTTGGAAATGCGAAGAAGTTGGGTCGGAGAATAACCATTCTCCTGAGGAAGCAAGGTGCGAAACCCATTTTGCGCAAACGGTGCAGCGAAATTTGTCTGGTCGGTATGTGGTGTCATTGCCCAAGAATGAGGAAGTTTTAGTCAAGCTGGGCAGTTCTAAACCGATCGCGGAAAGGAGGTTTTTCCAGTTGGAGCGGCGTTTGACGAGAGATGAGAAGCTACGGGAGGAATACTGCGCCTTCATGGCCGAATACAAGGCTCTGAAACATATGCGATTGGTTGAAGATACCGAAACGGAAAAAGGTCGGTGCTACCTCCCACATCATCCAGTTGTGAAGGAGGATAGCACAACCACAAAGGTGAGGGTTGTATTTGACGcttcggctcaaacagcgtcaggATTTTCCCTCAACGACGGGTTGCTCGCAGGTCCTGTGATTCAGGATGATTTGCGATCGATAATACTGCGAAGCCGGACTCGTCAGATCATCCTAGTGGCCGACATAGAAAAAATGTTTCGGCAGATAGAAGTCTGCCCGGAGGATTGCCGTCTTCAATCAATTTTGTGGAGGTCGAGCCCAGACAACCCGCTGGCTACATATGAATTATCCACCGTAACCTATGGCACCAAGCCTGCTCCTTTTCTTGCCACCAGAGCCCTGGTGCAACTCGCCACGGATGAAGCGGAGGAACTCCCGCTGGCGGCCAAGGCCGTCAAGGAAGATTTTTATATGGACGACGCCATTACCGGTGCGGATGACCCGATTGTTGCCAAGGAGTTGAGGATCCAGCTGCAGGAACTACTACGAAGAGGAGGATTCGTCCTGCGGAAATTCGCTTCCAACTGCGAATCAGTCTTGGAAGACCTACCAGCTGAAAATCGGGCGATTCAGACGACGGACGGAATTCATTTGGACCCAGATTCGACGATCAAGACGTTGGGCTTGGTTTGGATGCCCAATACCGACACTTTCCGGTTCAAATTTCGAATCTCCCCGATAACAGAGGATGCCGTATTCACCAAGAGGAAGGTTTTGTCAGAAATTGCCACTCTTTTCGATCCCTTAGGACTCGTCGGCGCGGTTATCACAAAGGCAAAAATCGTCATGCAACTACTGTGGCGCCTGCAGGATGAAAACAATCACCAGTTGGCATGGGATGCCAAGCTCCCTCCTAAGGTAGCAGAAGAATGGGTCCGGTTCTATCATCAACTTTCTGTATTGAACGAGCTTCGCATTGAGAGACTGGTCACCATACCGAATCCAATCAACATCCAACTACACCTGTTCTCAGACGCTTCCGAAAAGGCTTTCGGCGTCTGCGCCTACCTACGGAGCGAAGATGCAGAAGGAAGGATTAAGGTTGCTCTACTATCGTCGAGATCGAGAGTTGCACCCTTGAAGGCTCAATCAATCCCTAGGCTTGAGCTCTGCGGTGCTCTACTAGCATCGGAACTATACACCAAAATCAAGGCTTCGATCCGCTTCACTGGAGAATGTTTCTTCTGGGTGGACTCTACGACCGTTTTGCGGTGGCTACACGCCCCACCCCTAACATGGGCTACATTTGTGGCAAATCGCGTATCGAAGGTGCAAGCATCCACGGAAAATTGTCATTGGCGACACGTGCCCGGAGAACAGAATCCGGCAGACCAAATTTCACGGGGAATCTGGCCGGAGGAAATTATCGACAACCAGCTTTGGTGGGAAGGACCCGCCTGGCTTCGGACTAGCTTGGAAAATTGGCCATCACTGCAAGCTTTCACTTCGGAAGGACACGAGGAAGAACGGAGGCGAGCAGCGTGCGTGATTACTGCATCAGAAACTTCAAATTTCTTCGCAGAGTATCTGGCACGTTTCTCCAGCTTCACCACCCTAATCAGGACAACGGCCTATCTGCTACGCTATCTGCATAATCTTCGTTCTAAAAAGGGACTGCGACGGTCGTTTGGTTTCCTAACCACCGAGGAATTGCAGCTGGCGGAAAACTTCATCATTCTCCGCGTCCAACGAGACACCTTTCATCGCGAGGTCAGTGCACTCACTAAAGGGGAATTTGTTCCACGATCATCACGGCTACGTTGGTATCATCCGTTCGTGGCAGATAATGGATTGCTACGAGTTGGGGGAAGAATAGGACAAGCGAAGGAGCCCGAGTACACAATCCATCCAATAGTACTACCTGCTCGTCATTTGTTCACCAAGCTGTTGATGCGCTATTACCACCATCGTTTATTGCACGCTGGACCACAGTTGATGCTGAGTACTGTTCGACTTCGGTATTGGTGCCTCGGTGGACGAAATTTGGCGAGGGAAGTCTACCATCAGTGTGTGCGATGTTACCGCACGAAACCCAAAGCAATTCGGCAGTTCATGGCGGAGCTGCCCACCCCCCGTGTTTCCCCAACGCGGCCGTTCGCAACAACAGGTGTGGACTACTTCGGCCCAGTGTACGTCCGGACGGGATATCGGCAGCGAGCGGTAAAGGCATACGTGTCagtctttgtgtgcttttcgaCCAAAGCGGTTCATTTAGAACTGGTTACCGATTTGTCGACTACGCGATTTATCCAGGCACTACGGAGGTTTGTGTCACGCCGCGGGAGGTGTGCCAGCCTCTATTCGGATAACGGCACCAATTTTGTTGGCGCCAAAAACCAGATGATGGAATTGATTAACCGGCTGAAGTCCAAGGATCATCACGACGCCATAGCGAAGGAATGTGCCGAAGACGGAATGGCATGGCACTTCATTCCTCCCGGCGGGCCCCACTTCGGCGGTCTGTGGGAAGCCGCGGTGCGATCGGCGAAGGTGCACCTGTTACGTGTGTTGGGAGATACGGTGGTGTCCTACGAAGACATGACAACGCTTCTCACCCAGGTGGAGTGCTGCCTGAACTCCAGGCCATTAACCCAGCTGTCCGATGACCCCGAGGATCTGCAGCCATTGACCCCTGGCCATTTTCTGGTAGGTTCGGCCTTGCAAGCCCTACCAGACGAGGATTACTTGCAGACGTCGGTCAGCAAACTTCAGGATTTCGCAGCCACTCAACGAAGACTCCAGGATTTCTGGAAGAGGTGGAGAGCTGAATACCTGGTACAACTTCAAGCTCGCACCAAGTGGTGGAAACCACCTGTCGACGTCGCTGTGGGCAGTTTGGTTGTTATACGAGAAGACAACGTTCCACCAACCCGGTGGAAATTGGGTCGGATCATCGACACTCATCCAGGTCCAGATGGTGTAGTCAGGGTCGTTTCTTTACGGACGGCCAACGGAACTAGTACGCGTCCAGTTACCAGAATCTGCATTCTACCGATTCCGGTCTCCACGGAGGCGGGACCAGCTGAAGACGAGGAAGACAACTGA